The Flavobacterium galactosidilyticum nucleotide sequence TATTTTCTGTCGAACCTTATGATGAGTGGATTCAAAAGGCATTTGCTTACACTCTAATTGATTTAAGTAAATACTATATTTTCAATAAAAACATCAATCAAGCTGGAGTTTATTATAATCAGCTACTTTTAATAAACTTTCAAGAAGTTGACGATATTATAGAAAGCCAAAAGAATTTTCTTCGTCCGAAAATTGATGTCAATTATACAGAAGTTCAAAAAGCAGAGGAACTAAGTAAAAATGGAAATCATCGAGATGCTTTAAATATTTTCAAAAAACTGATTACTGAAAATCGTCTAACTGAGCTTCACCACGAAGCTTATGGTTGGGTAATATACAGATACATAAAAGATAAAGAAAATGAATTAACCTCAATTCAAGTTAGAACCTTTCTAAGAGATTATATAGATTTAAAGAATGAAAGACCATCAATGCTTCATTCTATGATTTTGAATTTCGCACTGCATTATTCAAAAGACCATTCTGATTTCAATCTTTATAATTTCTTTAAATTATGGAATCCTTTAAACTTAAGGAATGAAGATAAAAAGAAGCAGCATTTTAATGATAAGGAAATCCCATCATTAATTTCAAGAATATTTAGAGAATTCAACGAAAAAGATTTATCAATAGATATTGACTTTCTAATTGAAAATACTGATTTAAATATCGGGGAGGATTTGAATACTTGGGAGTGTTTTTTAGATTGGGATGATTTGAATACTTCGGTTAAAATATACACTTCTACTCAAAAGGTATTAGATTTATTAAGAGAGCCTTATTTCTGGAGATTATTCAATGCCTACAAAGAAAATAAGAAGTCTGAACTATGGAATGTCTTCAATAAATACAATCAGACTTTTTCAAAATATGAAAGGTCAAAATGGCATTCTGAAATTTTGAGTATTGCCGAACGATATATGCAAGAAACCGAAGAATGGAGATTTTTAGATTTTTTCAAAATTTGGAATCCTGAAAACCTACTTGACGAAGACTGGAAAGAAGTTAAGAAAGATAACAAAGTTTATAAACCACTCGCTATTAAATGCATAAAAAAGACTTTTGAAATTATAAAGACCCAAAACAAAGAGTTTAGTGAAAATTGGTTGATACCTATTTATTCAAAAGCCGTTCAACTTTATCCAAATGATGAATGGCTTTTAAGGGAGAACGCTTTATTACTCATTAAAAACAATGAATTTGAATCAGCAATTAATATTTACAGAAAACTAGTTTTAGAGTTAGGCGACAAATCGTATATCTGGAATGAGTTTTCTTCTTGTTTCAAGAACAAAAAAGACTTAAAAATCGGAATGCTTTCAAAAGCTATTCAGCTTGAAAAAAATGAAGATTTTCTTGGCGATATTCATCTAGAACTAGCTAAGACACTTTTTGATAATGGCTTAATCGAAAATTGTATTGTTGAACTTAATTCTTATAAAATACATAGAGAATTGAAGGGTTGGAGATTATCAGAATCATTTATTGAAATTTCGAACAAAACAAAAAATCAGAACACTAACCTAAAAGACAACAAAAGTCTCTATGACAAATATATTCCTATTGCTGAGCTATATGCTTACGAAGAAATTGACTGGACAGAAGTAATATTGGTAGATAAATGGAAAAATGAAGGCAAAGAAAGAATTGCTTTTACAAATGGAAAAACAATTGATTTTTCAATTGGTAGCAGACGATTTGGTTTATTAAAACAATCATCAATAGGTAAAGTCTATAAATTTAAGTTGCACAAGCAAGAAATCAAAAAAGAGGTTGAAGCCAAATTTGCTTGGATGGGAAAAACAACTATCACAGATTATAAATACATTCCATTAATTGTTGATAAATCAGAAAAACCAGACTGGTCAATTCTTGATGATATTTATGCTACAATTGATTACATCAATACTGAAAAAAATATAATTCACGCTATTACCACGGATAACAAAGAAGTATTTTTCCCAAAAGGCAAAATTCAATTACAGATTGGCGACTTTATTAAAGCTAAATATTACAGCAAGAAAGTAAAGGATGAAATCAGAATTGAATTAAAAGACATTGCCAAGATTGACAAAGAAAATGCAGTTGTTCATTTTTCAAAAATAATTGCAGTTATTGATGGAGTAAACAAAGAAAAGAATCTTTTTCATTACGTTGGAAGCGCAACTGTTCAAGGTATTATTCGATTCACAGAAACCGATATAATTCCAGAAGAAGGGAAGTTTTTAGAAATATTTTACACTTCAAAAAAGCATAGAACCGAAAATAGAACAATTATTAAACCAATTCAGATTAATGAAACCGAAGAAATAAATCCTAAATTAATAAAGTCTATAAATGGTATTTTGGTATTGAAATATAAAACTAGTGGAGGTACTGTTGATTTTTATGACTTGGATGAGGATGATATGAGCTACACATCACCTGACTTTGGTTTTGTTGGAGATTTTTATGTTCCAAAAAATGTTTTATGTGAAAATAAAATAACGACGAATTGCAATATTACAGCAACAGCAATTTTTTCGGGAGACAAATGGAAAATCATAAAATTAGAAAAAGTATAAGCCACCGCATTTGGTAGCACATTTGCAGTTTTTTCCAAACGCAAAACGACACGAAAATGAACAAGTAAACAACGACTGAAGAAATAAGAACGAGGCATAACTGCCGTTTGGCAATATGTCGGGTTTTAGGCTTAATTTGAAGTTGGTTTTGTATTTGTGAGAATTTAAAAAAGTGTTAATTGGTATTTTTGATAATTTTATCATTGTTGCTGTTTGACATTTTGTTTCTTAAAACCATCATATCCTCACTCACTTTTTTATCCAATATTTTAGCATAGTGTTGTGTGGTTCTTATGTTTTTATGGCCCAACATTTTACTCACACTTTCTATTGGAACACCATTTGTGAGCGTTACAGTTGTCGCAAAAGTGTGTCGGGCAATGTGGAAGGTTAAATCTTTTTTAATGCCACAAACATCCGCTATTTCCTTTAAATAGCTATTCATTTTCTGATTGCTTAAAATGGGTAGCAGTTTATCTTCATTTATGCATTGTGGATGATTGGCATATTTCAGAATTAATTCTTCCGGTATAGGGAGGAGGGGAATACGAGAAGCGGTTTCTGTTTTTTGACGATGGGTGAATATCCATTTTCCACCATCAATACCCATACTGATGTTTGATACCGTTAAGTTTTTGACATCGATGTAAGCCAGACCGGTAAAGCAGCTGAAAACGAAAATATCTTTGACTAGGTTTAGTCTTTCAGTTATGAATACTTTGGAATAGATATCCTGAACTTCTTCTTGCGTTAGATAATCTCTTTCGACTTCCCTAATTTTTGATTTATAGTTTGCAAATGGATCTTTATCTAGCCATCCATTTGAAATACAGATTTTGATTATCTTTTTGAAGTTCTTAATGTATTTGACTGCTGTGTTGTTAGCGCATTTGCGGACACTTCTTAGATAGAATTCATATTCTGTTATGAAAGGATGGTCTATTTTATTGATTTCAATATCGGATATGTTGTATTTCCACTCCAAAAAGTCTTTGGTGTGCTTGAGTGAGGTTTTGTATCGCTCTAGTGTTCCAGGTGCGTATTCGAGCCCTATTAACTCTTCTACTTTCCGGTTGTGCTCTTCGAAAATAGGGATGAGCATACGTTCACGCTCATTGATGCCGAGAAGTCTATTTTTGAAAACTTCAATTGTGAGGGGTTCATTGCGGTGAATTAATTCCATTTGGATATCGAATATTTTTGATTTCAGTAAATCAAGGTATTCATTTAATGAACGAGCATTCTCTGTGTTGCCTTTCATTTTTGACATCTCAGGAGACCATTTAGCGGAATCTATGAATTTTTTGGTACTGAACTCTATTCGATTTCCATCTACAGTTAATCTTACATAGATAGGAAGTAGACCAGCAGCATTAGCTTTTGTGCTTTTGGCATAAAAGTGCAATGTGATTTTAGTTTTCATAGTGGTAACCTTTTAATTATTATTCAATTTAGATTTCTAAAGGATATCAAACAAGATGTTTAAATAGTGGACTAGTGTTAAATTAGCCATTGAACAGGTTGTTTGAAATGCTTAAGTTGATTCAGCGAGACCCTGATTTTTGAAAAATTCTAGGGTCTCGATTTTATCTCGTTAAGGATGAGATTAGATGAATAATTTGAATATGTCATAAAAGCAAAAACCCCGTAAATCATAAGATTTACGGGGTTTTGATACCATTTGTTTTTCTACTGGCGGAGAAAGAGGGACTCAATTTTTAAAAACTTCCAAAAAATGAATAATCCTATCTATATGTATAAAGTCAATAAATCCAAAGCCTTACAGAGGTTTTTAATTTTATTATCTCTATATGTCTGGGATTAATTTGGATAGTTTTTGATAAATGTGGGCTAGATGTGGACTAGATTTTGTATCTTTATGTAATATAAAAAGGCAAAATTATGGCTTCAATCAATCTACTTTTACAAAGTAAAAATAGTCCAGCAGTAATATATGTTCGATTACGTGATGGAAGAACTCTTGACATCAAAGCTAAGACAAATTATCATATTGACATTGATAATTGGGAGGAAGCGGAACAAAGACCAACAAAGAAAGCTATGAAGTTAATTGACTTCGCCAATCTGGACACAGATTTAGCAACTTTAAAAAATGACCTCCTCAAAGCGTACAACAAAAGTAAAGGTGTTAAAACTGTTGACGCACAATGGTTAAAAGATTTTGTAAACCCACCCCAAGTAGGCGAAAAGCATACGGATAAACTTGTAGATTACATTGATACTTTTATAGAGTTTAAAAAACGTGATGTAAAAAGTAGCACTATAACAAAATGCAATGTTATTAAACATCTATTGGAGCGTTATCAGAACCATACTAAGTCAACTTTATATATTCGTGACATTGACACTAAATTCAAAATGGATTTTGAAAAATATTGCATTAGTGTTGGTTATGCTCCAAATACAACCTCCAGGAACATTCGTTTTGTTAAAACTTTCTGCAGGCACGCTAAATCAAACGGTGTAGAAACACATCATCAACTTGATAGCATCAAAGCAAAATATTACAAAGTTGAAAGTATCTATTTATCCCTAAAAGAGATAGAAAGCATCGAGAAAATTAAAGCTAAAAAATTAACCGATGGTTTAGAAAATGCTCGTGATTGGTTATTAATAAGCTGCTATTGTGGCCAGAGGGTTTCTGATTTCTTACGTTTTGATAAATCGATGATTAGATATGAAAAAAACAAAGCCGGAGAACTAAAGCCTTTAATCGAATTTACACAGGTTAAAACCGAAAAAATAATGACAATTCCATTACATTCAAAAATAATGGAAATACTCAAAAAATACAATGGTGACTTTCCTAGAAAGATTTCAGACCAAAAATACAATGAGCATATCAAGAAAGTTTGTGAAAAAGCAAAAATAAATGAACCGATTCACGGTATTTTGTTTGACCAGGAAACAAAAGAAAAAGTTGAAAAAGACTATCCAAAATGGAAATATGTTTCTTCTCACATTGGAAGACGTTCTTTTGCTTCAAATAATTACGGTATTATACCAACCTCTTTTTTAATGTACATTACTGGTCATACTACAGAAGGGATGTTTTTAACTTACATCGGTAAAAGCAATAAGGATATTGCAATGGAGTTAACTAATTATTTTTAATAAATACTTGAAGATGGAAGTTAAAAAAGCAATTGAAAAGTTATATAAACTTGATAAATTATCAGAAAAACTGGAATATTACAGAAGCTGTTTTTGGCCTCCAATCCAAGTGGGATTTTATTCTGAACCTACAGGTTATAATATTAATGGAATACAACACCAACTTTTTTGTTTATGTGATCAATGTAAAGTCAAAAGCCCTTTTATGGATTTTGAAACGTATAGAGATATTCGTAACCAAGAAACCCAAAGAATTGCAGATTTTTTTGAATCAAAACTAGACTATGAAACTAAGGTTGAATATTTTTTCAAGATAAGCCAAGATTGTGGCACTACAAGTTTTACTTTGACTTTTGTCCCGGATAAATTAGAAGAATTGGATATTAAAGTACTTCCATATAAAAATATATATACAATCGACATCTCTCCAAAAGATAATGCCGAAATATCTATATTAAAAAGCCATCTTAAACAAAGACTATTAATTGGCAAGTACTCATTTTTTATGGCTCAATTTACTTTTGAAAAAAGAGTTGAAGATCTTGAGAAACTTTTAAATATTAATAGAGTAAAGGATAATCGTGACGATTTGTATTATGAGGAACTTGATAAAATTAGGAAATCTAAAATAAATAGGGATTCTAAAAAACAAAAGGATATTACTTTATTTAAAATATTAGCTATTGCCGATGATATTATTAAAGGCAATCATATAGAATCATATAATGATTTTTCAAAACTAGAAATGACAATTCTTGCAGAAGATAATAATAAATACAAGGAACATTTAACTCGTTTATTAGAGGGCAATAATATTCCATTTGTAAATCAAAAAGAAAATTCTAGTATTCAATCAGAAGATAAATATTTAAATTGTATTTGGTTTCAAATAGGATTGGTTTTCGTTAATGGCAAAGCACAAGAATTGTATGAAAAATACAAATTAGAAAAAGGACATTTTTTAAAAATTACTTTAGAATTAGGTTT carries:
- a CDS encoding tetratricopeptide repeat protein, encoding MDSKTVFELRNEAKNLEGISKLNKLTEALNLAQRLFSVEPYDEWIQKAFAYTLIDLSKYYIFNKNINQAGVYYNQLLLINFQEVDDIIESQKNFLRPKIDVNYTEVQKAEELSKNGNHRDALNIFKKLITENRLTELHHEAYGWVIYRYIKDKENELTSIQVRTFLRDYIDLKNERPSMLHSMILNFALHYSKDHSDFNLYNFFKLWNPLNLRNEDKKKQHFNDKEIPSLISRIFREFNEKDLSIDIDFLIENTDLNIGEDLNTWECFLDWDDLNTSVKIYTSTQKVLDLLREPYFWRLFNAYKENKKSELWNVFNKYNQTFSKYERSKWHSEILSIAERYMQETEEWRFLDFFKIWNPENLLDEDWKEVKKDNKVYKPLAIKCIKKTFEIIKTQNKEFSENWLIPIYSKAVQLYPNDEWLLRENALLLIKNNEFESAINIYRKLVLELGDKSYIWNEFSSCFKNKKDLKIGMLSKAIQLEKNEDFLGDIHLELAKTLFDNGLIENCIVELNSYKIHRELKGWRLSESFIEISNKTKNQNTNLKDNKSLYDKYIPIAELYAYEEIDWTEVILVDKWKNEGKERIAFTNGKTIDFSIGSRRFGLLKQSSIGKVYKFKLHKQEIKKEVEAKFAWMGKTTITDYKYIPLIVDKSEKPDWSILDDIYATIDYINTEKNIIHAITTDNKEVFFPKGKIQLQIGDFIKAKYYSKKVKDEIRIELKDIAKIDKENAVVHFSKIIAVIDGVNKEKNLFHYVGSATVQGIIRFTETDIIPEEGKFLEIFYTSKKHRTENRTIIKPIQINETEEINPKLIKSINGILVLKYKTSGGTVDFYDLDEDDMSYTSPDFGFVGDFYVPKNVLCENKITTNCNITATAIFSGDKWKIIKLEKV
- a CDS encoding site-specific integrase; this encodes MKTKITLHFYAKSTKANAAGLLPIYVRLTVDGNRIEFSTKKFIDSAKWSPEMSKMKGNTENARSLNEYLDLLKSKIFDIQMELIHRNEPLTIEVFKNRLLGINERERMLIPIFEEHNRKVEELIGLEYAPGTLERYKTSLKHTKDFLEWKYNISDIEINKIDHPFITEYEFYLRSVRKCANNTAVKYIKNFKKIIKICISNGWLDKDPFANYKSKIREVERDYLTQEEVQDIYSKVFITERLNLVKDIFVFSCFTGLAYIDVKNLTVSNISMGIDGGKWIFTHRQKTETASRIPLLPIPEELILKYANHPQCINEDKLLPILSNQKMNSYLKEIADVCGIKKDLTFHIARHTFATTVTLTNGVPIESVSKMLGHKNIRTTQHYAKILDKKVSEDMMVLRNKMSNSNNDKIIKNTN
- a CDS encoding phage integrase SAM-like domain-containing protein; its protein translation is MASINLLLQSKNSPAVIYVRLRDGRTLDIKAKTNYHIDIDNWEEAEQRPTKKAMKLIDFANLDTDLATLKNDLLKAYNKSKGVKTVDAQWLKDFVNPPQVGEKHTDKLVDYIDTFIEFKKRDVKSSTITKCNVIKHLLERYQNHTKSTLYIRDIDTKFKMDFEKYCISVGYAPNTTSRNIRFVKTFCRHAKSNGVETHHQLDSIKAKYYKVESIYLSLKEIESIEKIKAKKLTDGLENARDWLLISCYCGQRVSDFLRFDKSMIRYEKNKAGELKPLIEFTQVKTEKIMTIPLHSKIMEILKKYNGDFPRKISDQKYNEHIKKVCEKAKINEPIHGILFDQETKEKVEKDYPKWKYVSSHIGRRSFASNNYGIIPTSFLMYITGHTTEGMFLTYIGKSNKDIAMELTNYF